One Tamlana carrageenivorans genomic region harbors:
- a CDS encoding helix-turn-helix transcriptional regulator, with the protein MEWDRENTIAQFVRDRRKKANLTQVELSDFTGVGLRFVRELEQGKPNVMTDKVNQVLLFFGHTLTPTPISDETRRNLGK; encoded by the coding sequence ATGGAATGGGATAGAGAAAACACCATAGCCCAATTTGTAAGGGATAGACGTAAAAAAGCAAATCTAACACAAGTAGAGTTATCAGACTTTACAGGTGTAGGCTTGCGTTTTGTGCGCGAACTCGAACAGGGAAAACCAAATGTAATGACCGATAAAGTAAATCAGGTTTTATTATTTTTTGGACACACACTAACACCAACACCTATAAGCGATGAGACAAGGAGAAATCTGGGTAAATAA
- a CDS encoding HipA N-terminal domain-containing protein: MRQGEIWVNKTLAGILTEDDNGYHFKYEKAYLENESTLAVSLTLPLQEESFSAEYLFPFFDGLIPEGWLLDIVHKNWKINPRDRMGLLLTTCRDCIGNISIIEKV; the protein is encoded by the coding sequence ATGAGACAAGGAGAAATCTGGGTAAATAAAACGTTAGCTGGTATATTAACCGAGGACGATAATGGCTATCATTTCAAGTATGAAAAAGCTTACCTAGAAAATGAAAGCACATTAGCTGTGAGTTTAACCTTACCATTGCAAGAAGAATCGTTTAGTGCCGAATACCTATTCCCGTTCTTCGATGGCTTAATACCGGAAGGTTGGTTATTGGACATTGTGCATAAAAATTGGAAAATAAATCCAAGAGACCGCATGGGTTTATTACTAACCACATGTAGAGATTGTATTGGTAATATTAGTATTATAGAGAAAGTATGA
- a CDS encoding IS4 family transposase: protein MNKSKNFSGHPIIKQVLNFILPKDVHRTAKKHNSDRYTKKFTTYEHLATMVFTVISGCSSLREVSSIMLACEGKINHLGLTDFPKRSTLSDANRRRSSEVFADIYHLLYKRYHRFLSDSRPLEPAVKNLKIVDSSTIPLFSDILKGVGRNPLNGKKKGGIKMHTMINAMEDVPCLIKFSSAATHDHTFLKDLELKKGSYVVFDKGYVDYEQYQKWTLEDVYFVTRQKDNARYTSLEEFDISNKVDDAVLKDEKIGLTDKNGNAFSLRRIAFWHEKHQKVYEFITNNYDLDADKIADIYKNRWQIETMFKRLKQNFPLKYFLGDNQNAIEIQIWVSLIIQLIMLVIQRKTQRNWAYSNMMSVIRYHLMTYIDLFKFLKNPEANWEEITTKNIGQLSLFDP from the coding sequence ATGAATAAAAGTAAAAACTTTAGCGGACACCCCATAATCAAACAGGTATTAAATTTCATTTTGCCCAAAGATGTTCATCGGACAGCCAAAAAGCACAACAGCGATCGCTATACCAAAAAGTTTACCACCTATGAGCATTTGGCCACTATGGTATTTACCGTGATCAGTGGCTGTAGCTCACTTCGTGAGGTTTCCAGTATTATGCTTGCCTGCGAGGGAAAGATCAACCATCTAGGACTCACGGACTTTCCAAAACGCAGTACCTTGTCAGATGCTAACAGGAGAAGAAGCTCTGAAGTATTTGCCGATATTTATCATTTACTCTACAAACGTTACCATCGCTTTTTATCGGACAGCAGACCCTTAGAACCTGCAGTGAAGAACCTTAAAATCGTTGATTCCTCGACCATACCCCTATTTAGCGACATTCTTAAAGGTGTAGGAAGGAACCCGCTCAACGGCAAAAAGAAAGGAGGTATCAAGATGCATACTATGATAAACGCCATGGAAGACGTTCCTTGTCTGATTAAGTTTTCAAGCGCGGCCACGCACGACCACACCTTTTTAAAAGACCTGGAACTCAAGAAGGGCTCTTATGTGGTTTTTGACAAAGGGTATGTGGATTATGAGCAATACCAAAAATGGACACTGGAAGATGTTTACTTTGTGACTCGGCAAAAGGACAATGCTCGCTATACAAGCCTTGAAGAGTTTGATATCTCCAATAAAGTGGACGATGCTGTCTTAAAGGACGAAAAAATAGGGCTTACGGACAAAAACGGCAATGCTTTTTCCCTGAGGAGAATCGCTTTTTGGCACGAAAAGCACCAAAAAGTTTATGAGTTCATCACTAATAATTATGATCTTGACGCAGACAAAATAGCCGACATCTATAAAAATAGGTGGCAGATTGAGACGATGTTCAAGCGGCTTAAACAGAACTTTCCGCTAAAGTATTTTTTGGGAGACAATCAAAATGCCATCGAAATACAAATCTGGGTCAGTTTGATAATCCAGCTCATTATGCTTGTGATCCAAAGAAAAACCCAAAGAAACTGGGCTTATTCCAATATGATGTCCGTCATACGATACCATTTGATGACATATATCGATTTGTTCAAATTCCTGAAAAACCCAGAAGCTAATTGGGAAGAGATTACAACCAAAAACATTGGGCAATTAAGCCTTTTTGACCCATAA
- a CDS encoding ISAon1 family transposase N-terminal region protein yields MIEDFPLRGKLVYLHLKRRRWRDVDTKETLQRDWNNVAKGTRMTTEFEAFLKEINR; encoded by the coding sequence ATTATCGAGGATTTTCCACTTAGAGGGAAACTAGTTTATCTGCATTTAAAGCGCCGCAGATGGCGTGATGTAGACACAAAAGAAACCCTGCAAAGAGACTGGAATAATGTAGCAAAAGGCACTCGTATGACCACCGAGTTTGAGGCTTTTTTAAAAGAAATTAATCGATAA
- a CDS encoding T9SS type A sorting domain-containing protein yields MKKIKLLALLLFTVFSYGQNTFSWGNSSDYGPKGSQNFYPGQVINMTLSYSTPGDFSYIQVILQEKNAANAIVNSYGSDYVRNEGAGQQPNSDTFSTTYTIAANAPTTLPAGNYYFLHMFMWTVSNGGANDSRNVNITTENKVNTKVNVTLNAKHIVGGKETFERSKYIGIHANQGEAEWDGNNVDANGNPIDLRDDLLNGLDVYLGRDTGGITFNLNQVNEDPARSGFAKPTGSNSIASRGLNARNSYASKTAIHPYESRNELILAGQLNPFWTGDDQVATGKGWFLANGTATGEYMGRYINEFHSGNGEPAPSWVEVINEPAYERYGGPGNFTNDIQDIADFHNEVAAAIKAQTPNALVGGYTTAFPNFEKGDFQRWHKRWKLFMDVAGANMDFFSIHLYDIASKPDGKIDLRSGSNIEATFDMMEQYSTMLFNNVKPIIVSEMGGVMNGQRNQDWSPYRDWLWVKSANAQLMSMMERPNIIAKALPFLVLKAQWGSTPQGNPYNNRLMRQENEPATFVPGYGYTGNWVYSDMIKFYQLWSDVKGTRVDTTSDDLDIQVDAYVDGNKAYIILNNLEFVSKDVDLKFIDTQFGTINTINTKHFYLDNVTPVLLVESIPTTTSTVTVGAEGTMILEVTFANAITLNDSNTETKYYATDYLKPIVANQTETFQVNGVSKNTYGEAVLRLGVGRPHSKLVYPSSITVNNIAITIPSDWRGYDQAQRERFFGVLEIPVPFNLIQANNTIEVTYPDAGGHISSVTMQIFNFNRDIRTPPTASVKGNGKLKQVKIYPNPTKGIFNLSAIHNTTEVKIYTISGVEVKKFTNLKDMDISDLEAGIYFVKTNTGGVAKLIKN; encoded by the coding sequence ATGAAAAAAATTAAACTATTAGCTTTATTATTATTTACTGTATTTAGTTATGGACAAAATACATTTTCTTGGGGCAATTCATCAGATTATGGTCCTAAGGGCTCACAAAACTTTTACCCTGGGCAAGTTATTAATATGACCTTATCCTATAGCACCCCAGGTGACTTTAGTTATATACAGGTGATATTACAAGAAAAAAATGCTGCAAATGCCATTGTAAATAGTTATGGTAGTGATTATGTACGAAATGAAGGTGCTGGGCAACAACCAAACTCAGATACATTTTCTACAACATATACCATAGCCGCAAATGCGCCAACTACATTACCTGCAGGAAACTATTACTTCTTACATATGTTTATGTGGACCGTAAGTAATGGAGGCGCAAATGACAGTAGAAATGTTAATATAACCACCGAAAACAAGGTTAACACGAAGGTAAACGTTACTTTAAATGCTAAGCATATCGTAGGCGGAAAAGAAACCTTCGAACGATCTAAATATATTGGTATTCATGCTAACCAAGGGGAAGCTGAATGGGACGGTAACAACGTTGATGCTAATGGCAACCCGATTGACTTACGCGATGATCTTTTAAATGGTTTAGATGTGTATTTGGGTAGAGATACTGGGGGTATTACCTTTAATTTAAATCAAGTGAATGAAGATCCAGCCAGATCAGGATTTGCTAAACCTACGGGCTCTAATAGTATAGCTTCTAGAGGATTGAATGCAAGAAATTCTTATGCTTCAAAAACAGCTATACATCCTTATGAAAGTAGAAACGAACTCATTCTTGCTGGGCAATTAAATCCGTTTTGGACGGGAGATGATCAGGTTGCCACAGGGAAAGGCTGGTTCTTGGCAAATGGAACCGCAACAGGTGAGTATATGGGGCGCTATATTAATGAGTTTCATAGTGGCAACGGAGAGCCCGCGCCTAGTTGGGTCGAGGTTATTAATGAGCCCGCTTATGAAAGGTACGGTGGTCCGGGAAACTTTACCAATGACATTCAAGATATAGCCGATTTTCATAATGAGGTTGCTGCTGCCATTAAAGCACAAACGCCCAACGCTTTGGTTGGTGGCTATACAACGGCTTTCCCTAATTTCGAAAAAGGAGATTTTCAACGTTGGCATAAACGATGGAAACTGTTTATGGATGTAGCCGGAGCTAACATGGATTTCTTTTCAATTCACCTATACGATATTGCTTCGAAACCAGATGGCAAAATTGATTTAAGAAGTGGTAGTAATATTGAGGCTACTTTTGATATGATGGAACAATACAGCACCATGTTATTTAATAATGTAAAACCTATTATAGTATCTGAAATGGGCGGTGTTATGAATGGTCAAAGAAACCAAGATTGGTCTCCTTACCGAGATTGGCTTTGGGTGAAGAGTGCCAACGCGCAACTCATGTCTATGATGGAGCGCCCTAATATTATTGCTAAAGCACTGCCGTTTTTAGTTTTAAAAGCACAATGGGGAAGCACACCACAAGGAAACCCTTATAACAACAGGTTAATGAGGCAAGAGAATGAACCTGCTACTTTTGTTCCTGGTTATGGATATACTGGGAATTGGGTGTATTCTGATATGATTAAATTTTACCAATTATGGAGTGATGTAAAAGGTACAAGAGTAGATACCACTTCGGATGATTTAGATATTCAGGTAGATGCCTATGTTGATGGAAACAAAGCTTATATTATTCTTAATAATTTAGAATTTGTTTCAAAAGATGTGGATTTAAAATTTATTGATACGCAGTTTGGTACAATAAACACCATTAACACAAAACACTTTTATTTAGATAACGTAACACCTGTTTTATTAGTGGAATCCATTCCAACCACAACTTCAACAGTAACTGTAGGAGCTGAAGGCACTATGATTTTAGAGGTTACTTTTGCCAATGCGATAACCCTTAACGACTCGAATACAGAAACGAAATACTATGCTACGGATTATTTAAAACCAATTGTTGCTAATCAAACTGAAACTTTTCAAGTTAACGGTGTATCAAAAAACACTTATGGAGAAGCCGTTTTACGATTAGGTGTTGGTAGACCGCACAGCAAACTTGTTTATCCTTCTTCAATTACAGTTAATAATATAGCAATTACGATTCCTTCTGATTGGAGAGGATACGACCAAGCCCAAAGAGAACGCTTTTTTGGTGTATTGGAAATTCCAGTTCCATTTAACTTGATTCAAGCTAATAACACGATTGAGGTAACTTATCCAGATGCAGGAGGACATATAAGTAGTGTAACGATGCAGATCTTCAATTTTAATCGAGATATTCGCACACCACCAACAGCAAGCGTAAAAGGCAACGGGAAACTAAAGCAAGTGAAAATTTACCCAAACCCAACGAAAGGTATTTTTAACCTTTCGGCCATACATAACACAACAGAAGTTAAAATTTACACCATTTCTGGGGTTGAAGTTAAAAAATTCACAAACCTAAAAGACATGGATATTTCTGATTTAGAAGCAGGGATATATTTTGTGAAAACAAATACTGGCGGTGTTGCTAAACTGATTAAAAACTAA
- a CDS encoding 3-ketoacyl-ACP reductase, with protein sequence MSNLKNKKAIITGGGRGLGKAIALAFAKEGIDVVITGRTERVLKETVSELEAFDVKATYVVFDVGNYEDVKNSIKSVLDTIGNVDILVNNAGIGGFGSFQDMAVSEWTHIIQTNVMGMYYVTKEVLAHLLKQNEGDIINIASTAGLNGNANTSAYSASKFAVIGMSESLMKEVRKDNIRVSTYTPSTFESDMSIKAGIASKGSQESVLQPEDFAELIVAGLKLPRRAMLKSAGLWSTNP encoded by the coding sequence ATGAGCAATTTAAAGAACAAAAAAGCCATCATAACAGGTGGAGGCAGAGGATTAGGAAAAGCTATCGCTTTAGCATTTGCGAAAGAAGGTATTGATGTTGTTATTACAGGAAGAACAGAACGTGTTTTAAAAGAAACGGTTTCCGAATTAGAAGCCTTTGATGTCAAGGCGACCTATGTAGTATTTGATGTTGGTAATTATGAAGACGTAAAAAACAGTATTAAAAGTGTTTTAGATACTATAGGAAATGTAGATATTTTGGTGAATAATGCTGGCATAGGCGGATTCGGATCATTTCAAGATATGGCGGTTTCAGAATGGACTCATATTATTCAAACGAATGTAATGGGAATGTACTATGTAACTAAAGAAGTTTTGGCACATTTACTCAAACAAAACGAAGGAGATATTATCAACATAGCTTCTACAGCAGGGTTGAACGGTAATGCGAATACTTCGGCGTATTCAGCTTCAAAATTTGCTGTTATAGGTATGTCGGAATCATTAATGAAAGAAGTCCGTAAAGATAATATTAGAGTGTCTACCTATACGCCCAGTACCTTTGAATCCGACATGTCCATAAAGGCAGGAATAGCCTCTAAGGGTTCTCAAGAAAGCGTGCTTCAACCAGAAGATTTTGCAGAATTAATAGTAGCAGGTCTAAAACTTCCAAGAAGAGCCATGCTTAAAAGTGCTGGGTTATGGTCTACCAATCCCTAA
- a CDS encoding IS4 family transposase, whose product MTNITLFSQIISKLDRSSFSKLVKAKGTDKHQKGFNSWTHLVSMLFCQFAKSQSVRDISNGLRSATGNLNHLGIQKAPSKSTISYQNKHRDWTLYRDYYYVLLKSFGQHPHLKRVKFKIKSKIFLLDSTTISLCLSLFDWAKYKTHKGAVKMHTLLDYDGNLPHYVNISDGKTADNKGAYDIPLISRSVIVADRFYNDFSLLNVWDSNQVFFVIRHKENIQFKSIKEKELPENRHHHVLKDEIIELTGAKSKTKYPKKLRRIAVWDDKNNQEIELITNQMSWTANTISQLYKARWDIEIFFRDIKQQLHIKSFIGTSENAVMIQIWTALITILILKALKANPKYNWYLSNLVAFIRLNLFVKVDLQKWIDSPFNEQPPPKQNYTQGVLF is encoded by the coding sequence ATGACAAATATAACATTGTTCTCTCAGATAATCTCCAAATTAGACCGTTCTAGTTTTTCTAAACTTGTAAAAGCCAAGGGAACAGATAAACATCAAAAAGGATTTAATAGTTGGACACATTTAGTCTCCATGTTGTTTTGTCAATTTGCAAAAAGTCAATCCGTCCGAGATATAAGTAATGGACTTCGCTCTGCCACAGGAAACCTTAATCATTTAGGCATACAGAAAGCACCTTCTAAATCAACGATAAGCTATCAAAACAAACATCGAGACTGGACGCTTTATCGAGATTACTACTATGTTCTTTTAAAAAGTTTTGGACAGCACCCTCACTTAAAACGTGTTAAATTCAAAATTAAATCCAAGATATTTCTATTAGATTCTACAACGATAAGCCTATGTTTAAGTCTCTTTGATTGGGCAAAATACAAAACCCACAAAGGAGCTGTAAAAATGCACACCTTGCTTGATTATGATGGTAATTTACCGCACTATGTAAATATTAGCGATGGTAAAACAGCAGATAATAAAGGAGCTTACGATATTCCTTTGATTAGCCGTTCGGTTATTGTCGCAGATCGATTTTATAATGATTTTTCGTTACTTAACGTTTGGGACAGCAACCAAGTGTTTTTTGTAATTAGGCACAAAGAAAACATCCAATTTAAGAGTATTAAAGAAAAAGAATTGCCAGAAAATAGACATCATCATGTTTTAAAAGATGAAATCATTGAGCTAACAGGGGCTAAATCAAAAACAAAATACCCAAAGAAGCTACGTAGAATAGCTGTATGGGACGATAAAAATAACCAGGAAATAGAACTTATTACCAACCAAATGTCTTGGACAGCAAACACAATTAGCCAACTCTACAAAGCTAGATGGGATATTGAGATATTCTTTAGAGACATCAAACAACAGCTACATATTAAATCGTTTATAGGAACTTCTGAAAATGCCGTAATGATACAAATATGGACGGCTCTTATTACTATACTCATCCTAAAAGCCTTAAAAGCAAATCCAAAATATAATTGGTACTTGTCCAATTTAGTAGCTTTTATAAGACTTAACCTTTTTGTCAAAGTGGATTTGCAAAAATGGATTGATAGCCCTTTTAACGAGCAGCCTCCCCCCAAACAAAATTATACACAAGGGGTTCTTTTTTGA
- a CDS encoding HipA domain-containing protein: protein MDAVKFYEQVIVSFLIGNNDMHLKNFSLIAKDSKNYALAPDYDMVAVKLLIPEDQEELALNLNGKKRKIKRVDFNEAMAKAQIPAKAIENLWNRIEKGMQQWQELIVCSLLSDENKSTLIALIEIRAKQLELNTKF from the coding sequence CTGGATGCCGTAAAATTTTATGAGCAAGTTATTGTTTCTTTCCTTATTGGAAATAACGATATGCATTTAAAGAATTTTTCACTTATTGCAAAAGACAGTAAAAACTATGCATTGGCACCAGACTATGATATGGTAGCGGTTAAATTATTAATTCCGGAAGATCAAGAAGAATTAGCTCTAAACCTCAACGGTAAAAAACGAAAAATTAAACGTGTCGATTTTAACGAAGCTATGGCCAAAGCACAAATCCCAGCAAAAGCGATTGAAAACCTATGGAACCGTATAGAAAAGGGCATGCAGCAATGGCAAGAATTAATTGTCTGTAGCTTGTTAAGTGATGAGAACAAAAGCACTTTAATAGCACTAATAGAAATTAGAGCGAAGCAATTAGAATTAAATACTAAATTTTAA
- a CDS encoding HipA domain-containing protein has protein sequence MNYCLACHKKLEDGETNYHQNCLSVFWQEDPPVQQLDYELSQIEALAKENVAQRIIVTGVQPKLSLGFTEENAQNRLTIVGALNGRYILKPPLHLYPQMPEIEALSMLLAQACGIATVPFLLIPLKDDTLAYLTKRIDRTANNDKYPMEDACQFTERLTEHKDLTSKLQKA, from the coding sequence ATGAACTATTGTTTAGCATGTCATAAAAAACTAGAAGATGGCGAAACAAACTATCATCAAAACTGCCTATCAGTATTTTGGCAAGAAGACCCGCCTGTACAACAATTAGACTATGAGCTATCTCAAATCGAAGCGTTAGCAAAAGAAAACGTAGCACAGCGCATCATTGTCACTGGTGTACAGCCAAAATTATCATTAGGTTTTACCGAAGAAAACGCTCAAAATAGACTAACCATTGTAGGCGCATTAAATGGCAGGTACATTTTAAAACCACCATTACACCTGTATCCACAAATGCCAGAAATCGAAGCGTTATCTATGTTATTAGCTCAAGCTTGTGGGATAGCAACAGTACCCTTTTTATTAATCCCTTTAAAAGATGATACTTTGGCTTATTTAACCAAACGTATAGATCGTACTGCTAATAATGATAAATACCCTATGGAAGATGCTTGCCAATTCACAGAACGACTTACAGAACATAAAGATCTTACGAGCAAATTGCAAAAGGCATAA
- a CDS encoding heme-binding protein — translation MLNMGHIGAQSNYNVTHDEALKILLEAKKNAEQSHVLVNIAVVDAGANLKAFIRMDESFLGSIDVAIKKAKTARYFNIDTGKLGELTQPGGIIYNIELTNNGLVSFPGGIPIKNKEGKIIGAIGVSGGTIDQDRAIAIAGVKAIID, via the coding sequence ATGTTGAATATGGGGCACATTGGAGCTCAATCAAATTACAATGTTACACATGATGAAGCTCTAAAAATTCTTTTGGAAGCAAAAAAGAATGCTGAACAATCTCATGTTTTAGTAAATATTGCCGTAGTAGATGCTGGTGCTAACTTAAAAGCTTTTATAAGAATGGATGAGTCTTTTTTAGGAAGCATAGATGTCGCCATTAAAAAAGCAAAAACTGCTCGTTATTTTAATATCGATACAGGTAAATTAGGTGAACTAACTCAGCCTGGAGGTATTATTTATAATATAGAATTAACCAATAATGGACTCGTATCCTTCCCTGGAGGCATTCCTATAAAAAATAAAGAAGGCAAAATTATTGGTGCCATTGGTGTAAGTGGTGGTACTATAGATCAAGACCGAGCCATAGCCATTGCTGGGGTAAAAGCCATTATAGATTAA
- a CDS encoding Crp/Fnr family transcriptional regulator: protein MVNDVLIQNIEKSIQLSKLELEQLFSYFKPKVIQKKEFLLTQGSVCKFEGFVLEGCFRVFVLDNKGNENTLYFAVKDWWLMDIDSFMNQKPSDLNIQALEDSRVLLIDRKDKLALYDSVPAVEKLFRIMSQKALVAWQRRLIRNHSLTAEERYFHFIQTYPEIASKLTDRQISSYLGITHEFLSKIKKKHFKNQ from the coding sequence ATGGTAAACGATGTATTAATTCAAAATATTGAAAAAAGCATACAACTTTCTAAGCTTGAATTAGAGCAATTGTTCAGCTATTTTAAACCCAAGGTGATTCAGAAAAAAGAGTTTTTATTAACTCAGGGTAGTGTTTGTAAATTTGAAGGTTTTGTATTAGAAGGTTGTTTTAGAGTTTTTGTATTAGACAATAAAGGCAATGAAAACACATTGTATTTTGCGGTTAAAGACTGGTGGCTCATGGATATAGATAGTTTTATGAATCAAAAACCATCGGACTTAAATATTCAGGCTTTAGAGGATAGTAGGGTGCTTTTAATCGACAGAAAGGATAAATTGGCACTTTATGATTCAGTTCCTGCAGTAGAAAAACTTTTTAGAATAATGTCTCAAAAAGCATTAGTAGCTTGGCAACGCAGGTTGATTAGAAATCATAGCCTTACGGCGGAAGAACGCTATTTTCATTTTATACAAACCTATCCAGAGATAGCATCTAAACTTACCGACAGACAAATTTCTAGTTATTTAGGGATTACTCATGAGTTTCTGAGTAAAATCAAAAAGAAACACTTTAAAAATCAATAA
- a CDS encoding Dabb family protein, protein MNRIKKSILTIIWLVSQICLAQGFDDLMLYRQDIKSISGTNTVSVTSYEKDGAHYIYAGGIGNIDVYSLDNQGILTPISNHELYMKKGPARGMVADRINGTDFLFVANKHGDVVETFKILEGGSLERVALIEDTDETHLGTAITLQVVHMEKASYLFVGGLEETPGLSSFKIENDGKLTHVQSMKDDETIHTDGVIGMFVHKIKGKTYLYTGGFQDNGVSSFRVFEDGTFKNINNISDNTTDRYLTGAYPVTGVSLGDNNYVIVGHRHHKYYKRGGFIKRTDFVYHGDGVSVFKVDKKGALVPHSVLKDDEHTKLQGQTRIEVVSVENNEAVLAVGTRDDASIQLLKLNKEGVLSPINYLETGYSIYYGLRAHKIGEDNFLIAGSFRNDLRKIISYKLAPKINREAKVLRHMVNLKYKEDATKEQVNEAVEAFINLKNEIPEIANLEWGLNDSTEGHTKGLTYCFTLTFNDEHAREIYLFHKAHLDLVSKIGPIIADVLVLDYWTK, encoded by the coding sequence ATGAATCGTATAAAAAAAAGCATTCTAACCATCATATGGCTCGTCTCTCAAATTTGTTTAGCTCAAGGTTTTGATGACTTAATGCTTTATAGGCAAGACATCAAAAGCATATCGGGAACCAATACCGTGTCTGTTACCAGTTATGAAAAAGATGGCGCACATTATATATATGCTGGCGGAATTGGAAATATTGATGTTTATAGTTTAGATAATCAAGGTATCCTTACCCCAATTAGCAATCATGAACTTTATATGAAAAAAGGCCCTGCAAGAGGTATGGTTGCCGATCGTATTAATGGAACAGATTTTCTATTTGTGGCAAATAAGCATGGTGATGTTGTTGAAACTTTTAAAATTCTAGAAGGTGGCTCCCTTGAACGGGTTGCGTTAATTGAAGACACCGACGAAACACACCTTGGTACTGCTATTACCTTACAAGTTGTTCATATGGAAAAAGCGTCCTATCTTTTTGTTGGCGGATTAGAAGAAACACCAGGGCTAAGTTCTTTTAAGATTGAAAACGATGGGAAACTCACTCATGTTCAGTCTATGAAAGATGATGAAACCATTCATACCGATGGCGTTATCGGAATGTTTGTGCATAAGATAAAAGGAAAAACCTATTTATACACAGGCGGGTTTCAAGATAATGGGGTTAGTAGTTTTAGGGTTTTTGAAGATGGAACTTTTAAAAATATTAATAACATAAGCGATAATACAACCGATAGATATTTAACAGGAGCCTACCCTGTAACAGGTGTCTCTCTTGGGGATAATAATTATGTAATTGTTGGTCACAGACATCATAAATATTACAAAAGAGGAGGTTTTATAAAAAGAACCGATTTTGTGTATCATGGTGACGGTGTTAGTGTTTTTAAAGTGGATAAAAAAGGTGCTTTAGTTCCTCATTCGGTTTTAAAAGATGATGAACATACAAAACTTCAAGGGCAAACTCGAATTGAAGTTGTTTCAGTTGAAAATAATGAAGCGGTATTGGCTGTAGGGACAAGAGACGATGCAAGTATTCAATTGCTTAAATTAAATAAAGAAGGTGTTCTTAGTCCTATAAATTATTTAGAAACAGGGTACTCTATTTATTACGGTTTAAGAGCTCATAAAATAGGTGAAGATAACTTCCTAATTGCTGGCTCTTTTCGAAATGATTTAAGAAAGATAATTAGCTATAAACTTGCGCCTAAAATCAATAGAGAAGCCAAAGTTTTAAGACACATGGTTAACTTAAAATATAAAGAAGACGCCACAAAAGAACAGGTAAATGAGGCTGTTGAAGCTTTTATTAATCTTAAAAATGAAATTCCTGAAATTGCAAACTTAGAATGGGGATTAAATGATAGTACCGAAGGGCATACCAAAGGTTTAACCTATTGTTTTACCTTAACCTTTAACGATGAGCATGCTAGAGAAATTTACTTATTTCATAAAGCACATTTAGATTTGGTGAGTAAAATAGGACCTATTATTGCCGATGTTTTAGTGCTAGATTACTGGACAAAATAA